From Kineosporia succinea, the proteins below share one genomic window:
- a CDS encoding SAM-dependent methyltransferase, producing MDLRTDVAHPARVYDFILGGSSNYPADREAAAQAVAGWPNLPTSMRQNRLFVQRTARYLAHTEGVTQFLDVGSGIPTSPNLHEVVGAHAQVVYVDNDPVVLREGQALLTPGDASHVRYVGADMRDPASILNSPAFADHIDLTRPVALSIVAVLQFVPDEVAYDAVRQLMRPLPSGSFLILSMVTADHDPGVLRTVGAYNQRGMFVTARTHPQIGAFFEGMDPLDPGVVLIHRWRPDEAAAAVTDLDVAMAGGIARKR from the coding sequence GTGGACCTGCGCACCGACGTCGCCCATCCCGCCCGGGTGTACGACTTCATCCTGGGCGGCAGCAGCAACTACCCCGCCGACCGCGAGGCCGCGGCCCAGGCCGTGGCCGGCTGGCCCAACCTGCCCACGTCGATGCGGCAGAACCGGCTGTTCGTCCAGCGCACGGCCCGGTACCTGGCCCACACCGAGGGCGTGACCCAGTTTCTGGACGTGGGGTCGGGCATCCCGACGTCGCCGAACCTGCACGAGGTGGTGGGGGCGCACGCGCAGGTCGTCTACGTCGACAACGACCCGGTCGTGCTGCGCGAGGGGCAGGCCCTGCTCACCCCCGGCGACGCCTCTCACGTGCGCTACGTGGGTGCGGACATGCGAGATCCCGCCTCGATCCTGAACTCCCCCGCGTTCGCCGACCACATCGACCTGACCCGGCCGGTCGCCCTGTCGATCGTGGCGGTGCTGCAGTTCGTGCCCGACGAGGTGGCCTACGACGCGGTGCGGCAGCTGATGCGGCCGCTGCCCTCCGGCAGCTTCCTGATCCTGTCGATGGTCACGGCCGACCACGACCCGGGCGTGCTGCGCACGGTCGGCGCGTACAACCAGCGCGGCATGTTCGTCACCGCCCGCACGCACCCGCAGATCGGGGCGTTCTTTGAGGGCATGGACCCGCTCGACCCGGGCGTGGTGCTGATCCACCGCTGGCGCCCCGACGAGGCCGCCGCCGCCGTGACCGACCTGGACGTGGCGATGGCCGGCGGGATCGCGCGCAAGCGCTGA